One genomic region from Evansella sp. LMS18 encodes:
- the fdhF gene encoding formate dehydrogenase subunit alpha, with protein sequence MTEFIVKPGVKNIQNKGEKLITTHCCYCGMQCGMHIRVNEKSGKVVGVEPRYDWPVTLGKMCPKGVTAYQTVDHEERIKTPLIKKNGKFVESTWEEALDLIEKNFKRLQNDHGKDALSVYGGVSMTNEKCYLVGKYARVALGTRFVDYNGRFCMSSAAGGFMKTLGTDRGSTLPWTELEHTDCFFISGWNAAECHPTSIQWLWKARDKGAKMIVVDPRETQIARIADVHLDIKSGTDSALANGMLHIIVRDGYVDEAYVNERCNNYEEMKELVKKFTPEYTSQITGVSVEKLEKAARIYGQSPRSVVMFCRGIEQQSKGVDNVSVYTSMALLRGQIGKFASGVATVTGQGNGQGGREHGQKADALPGYRKIADPEHVKYVAGVWGIKPEEMPKAGVSAYEMFDEIQEGNIRAMHVMCSNPAVSAPNTQYVWDSFRKLDFLVVSDFFMSETAEFADVVLPATTWAEDEGTTTNLEGRVIRIRKVKDPIGESKTDWEIMKLIAERMGKGEFFPYENVPEIFDEFRLASKGGKADYYGITYDRIDKEDGVFWPCPSEDHPGTPTMFIDEFGTPDGKANLAAVDWQEAAEIPDFEYPHTLTTGRVVFHYLSGTQTRRVKFLMEQCPEPYVEMHPELSSRYNIQNGDNVLLTTRRGSMTVKARLTKAIRADHVFIPYHWGKELSVNQLTNPALDPTSRMPEFKVCAVNLKKVN encoded by the coding sequence ATGACAGAATTTATCGTTAAACCAGGAGTTAAGAACATTCAGAATAAAGGTGAAAAACTGATCACCACTCACTGCTGTTACTGTGGTATGCAGTGCGGCATGCATATAAGAGTAAATGAAAAGTCAGGGAAAGTGGTTGGCGTAGAGCCGAGATATGACTGGCCTGTAACGCTTGGGAAAATGTGTCCTAAAGGTGTAACTGCTTACCAGACAGTAGACCATGAAGAGAGAATTAAAACACCATTAATTAAGAAAAACGGGAAGTTTGTTGAAAGCACATGGGAAGAAGCACTCGATCTCATCGAAAAGAATTTCAAGAGGCTTCAGAATGACCACGGAAAGGATGCACTCTCAGTATATGGAGGTGTATCGATGACAAATGAGAAATGTTACCTCGTCGGTAAATATGCCCGAGTTGCTTTAGGAACAAGATTTGTTGATTATAACGGAAGATTTTGTATGTCATCTGCAGCAGGTGGGTTCATGAAGACCCTGGGAACAGATCGTGGATCAACATTACCATGGACTGAGCTCGAACATACAGATTGCTTCTTCATTTCCGGCTGGAATGCGGCGGAATGCCACCCTACATCTATTCAATGGTTGTGGAAAGCCAGAGATAAAGGGGCCAAAATGATCGTAGTTGACCCAAGGGAAACTCAAATTGCACGAATTGCGGACGTACATTTAGATATTAAATCAGGTACAGACTCTGCTTTAGCAAACGGAATGTTACACATCATAGTCCGTGACGGGTATGTCGATGAGGCTTATGTTAATGAACGCTGTAACAATTATGAGGAAATGAAGGAACTAGTTAAGAAATTCACACCGGAATATACTTCCCAAATAACTGGAGTATCTGTGGAAAAGCTTGAAAAAGCAGCCAGGATTTACGGTCAGTCTCCTAGGTCAGTGGTGATGTTCTGCCGTGGTATTGAACAACAATCAAAAGGAGTAGACAACGTCAGCGTTTATACTTCCATGGCTCTATTAAGGGGGCAGATTGGGAAATTTGCTTCAGGTGTTGCAACTGTAACAGGGCAAGGTAACGGCCAAGGTGGGCGTGAGCATGGGCAAAAAGCAGATGCTTTACCTGGCTACAGAAAAATTGCGGACCCTGAACATGTTAAATACGTGGCTGGTGTGTGGGGTATCAAACCTGAAGAAATGCCAAAAGCCGGAGTTTCAGCTTATGAAATGTTTGATGAAATTCAAGAAGGAAATATTCGCGCCATGCATGTGATGTGCAGTAATCCAGCGGTTTCTGCACCTAATACACAATATGTCTGGGACAGCTTCAGAAAATTAGATTTCCTCGTTGTAAGTGATTTCTTCATGTCTGAGACAGCGGAATTTGCTGATGTGGTTTTACCGGCAACAACGTGGGCCGAGGATGAAGGTACGACAACGAATTTAGAAGGACGTGTCATTCGGATACGTAAAGTAAAGGATCCAATTGGAGAATCGAAAACAGACTGGGAGATTATGAAATTGATTGCAGAGCGGATGGGTAAAGGGGAGTTTTTCCCATATGAGAATGTTCCGGAAATATTTGATGAGTTCCGTCTCGCTTCCAAAGGTGGAAAAGCAGATTATTACGGAATCACTTATGACAGAATTGATAAAGAAGACGGTGTATTCTGGCCTTGCCCTTCGGAGGACCACCCAGGAACGCCGACAATGTTTATAGATGAATTTGGAACACCAGACGGAAAAGCAAACCTTGCAGCGGTAGACTGGCAGGAAGCTGCTGAAATACCTGACTTTGAGTATCCGCACACGCTGACTACAGGCAGGGTAGTATTCCACTACCTGTCAGGTACACAAACCAGAAGGGTGAAATTCCTCATGGAACAATGCCCGGAGCCTTATGTAGAAATGCATCCTGAGCTTTCATCCAGATATAACATCCAAAATGGAGACAACGTACTTCTTACAACGAGAAGAGGATCCATGACAGTGAAAGCAAGACTCACAAAAGCAATCAGAGCGGACCATGTATTTATTCCGTATCACTGGGGCAAAGAGCTTTCCGTAAACCAGCTCACTAACCCAGCTCTCGATCCAACATCAAGAATGCCAGAATTTAAAGTATGTGCCGTCAATCTCAAAAAGGTGAACTAA
- a CDS encoding Rieske 2Fe-2S domain-containing protein produces the protein MSNDCPKERGRHGKKSKSDMVNLTGNIEQKDDMTLNRRAFLKTAAGASMALGLATVPFSLRAMVGLAEDDTEHVEIVQLDQLPRGESVTFNYPTENDPSILVHTNDGELVAYNSACTHLMCPVFYEKESETLLCPCHKGYFDLKSGHPIAGPPQRELPLIEVEVINGTVYATGRQYRHG, from the coding sequence ATGTCAAATGATTGCCCGAAAGAAAGAGGAAGACACGGAAAGAAATCAAAAAGTGATATGGTAAATCTCACAGGAAACATCGAGCAGAAGGATGATATGACATTAAACCGTCGTGCATTTCTTAAAACAGCAGCGGGAGCCTCCATGGCTCTCGGGCTGGCTACTGTCCCATTCAGCTTAAGAGCGATGGTAGGGCTGGCCGAGGATGACACCGAGCATGTAGAGATTGTTCAGCTGGACCAGCTGCCACGTGGAGAATCGGTAACATTCAACTATCCTACAGAGAACGATCCATCTATTCTTGTTCATACAAATGACGGAGAGCTCGTCGCTTATAATTCAGCCTGCACTCATCTTATGTGTCCGGTTTTCTATGAAAAAGAGAGTGAGACTCTGCTCTGTCCGTGCCATAAAGGATACTTTGACCTGAAAAGCGGCCACCCGATTGCCGGTCCCCCGCAAAGGGAACTTCCGCTGATTGAAGTTGAAGTAATTAACGGAACGGTATATGCCACGGGGAGGCAGTACCGCCATGGGTAA
- a CDS encoding YwiC-like family protein, protein MIYYCVEKEVVTMKWYLPREHGAWAMLIVPYWIGAAISGLHWSHFVFFAGLFAAYFAQAPLLTYVRNPKHKDVWPSFFIYIGAGLLLTLPFILSNPALLLIGLAILPLFLLNIYFAKTKRERLFINDLIAIIALSSLLLMAYRLTEPALQLEAFFYLFVTVLFFTASVFHVKSLIREKKNQAFHKKSLIYHSLVVAVPLLMQLFFVSAAFLVSLLKTLFVPKKYLRRPMHIGIVEIVNSALFFIIIVGAYYM, encoded by the coding sequence ATGATATATTATTGCGTAGAGAAAGAAGTGGTCACCATGAAATGGTATCTACCCCGGGAGCACGGAGCTTGGGCGATGCTGATAGTACCCTACTGGATAGGCGCAGCAATCAGCGGGCTTCACTGGTCCCATTTTGTTTTTTTTGCTGGTTTATTTGCAGCTTATTTTGCTCAGGCTCCACTGCTGACTTATGTCAGGAATCCAAAGCATAAAGATGTATGGCCGTCGTTTTTTATCTATATAGGTGCGGGCCTGCTGTTAACCTTACCGTTTATCTTGAGTAATCCAGCCCTGCTGCTGATTGGGCTTGCTATACTGCCATTATTTCTTCTGAATATCTATTTTGCTAAAACAAAGAGGGAGAGATTGTTTATAAATGATCTCATTGCGATTATCGCTCTCTCGTCCCTGCTGTTGATGGCATACCGGCTTACTGAGCCTGCGCTGCAGCTGGAAGCGTTTTTTTATTTATTTGTAACTGTGTTATTTTTTACAGCAAGTGTTTTTCATGTGAAGTCACTTATCAGGGAAAAGAAAAACCAGGCTTTCCACAAAAAATCTCTCATCTACCATAGCCTGGTTGTAGCTGTTCCGTTACTGATGCAATTGTTTTTCGTCTCAGCTGCCTTCCTTGTAAGCCTGCTGAAAACCTTGTTTGTGCCGAAAAAATACCTGCGCCGTCCAATGCATATTGGAATTGTTGAAATCGTGAACAGTGCTTTGTTTTTTATAATTATTGTAGGGGCTTACTATATGTAA
- a CDS encoding Crp/Fnr family transcriptional regulator has translation MEKKQLEMKRFFNEISEENQKLLLIHGLEIKVKSGTFLFYEGDYPDHVYLVRSGKVRLSKMTAEGREFSVHLKQRDELVGEVGLFNEMAISVSAEVIEEAVLVRFDRHTLEVLFRENGEIAVAFMKWFARHTQSTQAKFRDLILCGKTGAFYSTLIRFSNSYGIQSDDGILINVQLTNQDIANYIGTTRESVNRMINDLKKTNIVSMKNGHIQLHDIQFLKDYLHCGDCPVEICTI, from the coding sequence ATGGAAAAAAAACAATTGGAAATGAAAAGGTTTTTTAACGAAATTTCTGAAGAAAACCAGAAACTGCTCCTTATTCATGGGCTTGAAATAAAAGTGAAAAGCGGTACTTTCCTTTTTTATGAAGGAGACTACCCTGACCACGTTTATTTAGTGAGATCTGGTAAAGTACGACTTAGTAAAATGACTGCAGAGGGCAGGGAATTTTCCGTTCACCTGAAGCAGAGGGATGAGCTCGTAGGGGAAGTCGGGCTGTTTAATGAAATGGCAATCAGTGTAAGTGCGGAAGTCATTGAAGAAGCTGTTCTGGTAAGATTTGACCGGCATACTCTTGAAGTTTTGTTCAGGGAAAACGGAGAGATTGCAGTAGCATTTATGAAATGGTTTGCCCGTCATACCCAGTCCACTCAGGCGAAATTCAGAGATTTAATCTTATGCGGAAAAACAGGAGCGTTTTATTCTACCCTGATCCGCTTTAGTAACTCTTATGGAATTCAGAGCGATGACGGAATTTTAATTAATGTACAGCTGACTAATCAGGATATAGCTAACTATATTGGAACTACACGGGAAAGCGTTAACCGGATGATTAATGACCTGAAGAAAACAAACATTGTTTCTATGAAGAACGGACATATTCAGCTGCATGATATCCAGTTTTTAAAGGACTATCTTCACTGCGGTGACTGTCCAGTGGAGATTTGCACCATTTAA
- a CDS encoding alpha/beta hydrolase translates to MSISLRHIKIENVECLVHLPTRPNGFGVLILGDRNHYVEGGISFWQQHTARRQLLQSLINEGYTVFYSGMGEIHWGSDKYLNITERLIRHVLKNEILNRKIHILAEGMGALLAVRLMVRSQDSLRSVTLFNPCLDLDKHLREEKINRFFYKRFVKELVIAYSVKEEEVHEICEKRTREMSEAPFHIPLRVFQLIYQAPYSPDVHVRPFIKERNDRQKDLVTTFYMPGKTMEQFTKQLLLFFKKYETTSLKLGSVRDEG, encoded by the coding sequence ATGTCTATTAGTCTGCGCCATATAAAGATTGAGAATGTAGAATGCCTGGTCCATCTGCCAACAAGGCCTAATGGATTCGGGGTGCTTATTTTAGGGGACAGGAACCATTATGTGGAAGGTGGAATCAGTTTCTGGCAGCAGCATACTGCAAGAAGACAGCTGCTGCAGAGTTTAATTAATGAAGGATATACAGTGTTTTATTCAGGGATGGGGGAAATTCACTGGGGCAGTGACAAATATCTGAATATAACAGAGCGCCTGATCCGGCATGTACTGAAAAATGAAATTCTGAACAGGAAGATACACATCCTTGCCGAAGGAATGGGGGCACTGTTAGCGGTGCGGCTGATGGTTCGGTCACAGGACAGTCTGCGGTCGGTAACTTTGTTTAATCCTTGCCTGGATTTGGATAAACATTTGAGGGAAGAAAAAATCAATCGCTTTTTTTACAAAAGGTTTGTGAAGGAACTGGTTATTGCTTACAGTGTGAAGGAAGAGGAAGTTCACGAAATATGCGAAAAAAGGACAAGGGAAATGAGTGAGGCCCCATTTCATATACCATTAAGAGTTTTCCAGCTCATATACCAGGCACCATACTCGCCTGATGTTCATGTGCGCCCTTTTATAAAAGAAAGAAATGACAGACAGAAGGATCTTGTAACGACCTTTTATATGCCAGGGAAAACAATGGAACAGTTCACGAAACAATTACTCTTATTTTTCAAAAAATATGAAACAACTTCTTTAAAATTAGGTTCTGTCAGAGACGAGGGGTGA
- a CDS encoding BMP family ABC transporter substrate-binding protein, whose product MKYWIIYCLSVILMAGGCAGTSVGAPEKAALLLPHPIDDQGWNSKGYQGMLNTQANLGMEIFVREDINRKEDILSAIDEFAEDEVRLIFGHSITYADLFMEVKDDYPSVHFVSFNGEVEGENITSLHFEGYAMGYFAGMLAGEMTETNKLGVIAAFPFQPEIQGFEEGARFQNPDVEVDTQYMESWIDEGKAIEAFNVMKESGADVFYPAGDGFHIAVIEEIKNAGLFAIGYVSDQIDLGETTVLTSTVQHVDRLYEYVAGKYLNGELDGGNKFFDFKDGVISLGEFSSEVPEETVLMIEDAVESYIDTGLLPHEINSQ is encoded by the coding sequence ATGAAATATTGGATAATTTACTGCTTATCAGTGATTTTAATGGCAGGCGGCTGTGCCGGGACTTCTGTGGGAGCACCAGAAAAGGCGGCACTGCTGCTGCCGCACCCAATAGACGACCAGGGCTGGAACAGCAAAGGGTACCAGGGAATGCTGAATACACAGGCAAACCTGGGTATGGAAATTTTCGTCAGAGAAGATATCAATAGAAAAGAGGATATCCTGTCTGCTATTGATGAATTTGCAGAGGATGAAGTCCGGCTGATATTTGGCCACAGTATTACATACGCTGATTTGTTTATGGAAGTTAAAGATGACTATCCATCGGTTCATTTTGTAAGTTTCAATGGTGAGGTAGAAGGGGAAAATATTACGAGTCTCCATTTCGAAGGATATGCCATGGGGTATTTTGCAGGGATGCTCGCAGGTGAGATGACAGAAACAAATAAGCTCGGTGTGATAGCTGCCTTTCCATTCCAGCCGGAAATACAAGGGTTTGAGGAAGGAGCAAGGTTCCAGAATCCAGATGTTGAAGTAGACACTCAGTATATGGAGAGCTGGATAGATGAAGGGAAAGCAATCGAAGCGTTCAATGTTATGAAAGAATCAGGTGCTGATGTATTTTACCCTGCTGGCGATGGCTTTCATATAGCTGTTATTGAAGAAATTAAAAATGCCGGCTTATTTGCAATCGGTTATGTCAGTGACCAGATTGACCTGGGGGAAACGACTGTCCTCACCAGTACAGTCCAGCATGTGGACAGGCTTTATGAGTATGTTGCAGGAAAGTATCTTAATGGAGAACTTGACGGAGGAAACAAATTTTTCGATTTCAAAGACGGTGTAATCAGTCTTGGGGAGTTCAGTTCAGAGGTGCCGGAGGAAACGGTGCTGATGATTGAGGATGCTGTGGAATCTTATATTGACACCGGATTGCTTCCCCATGAAATAAACAGCCAGTAA
- the fabF gene encoding beta-ketoacyl-ACP synthase II, with amino-acid sequence MEKRRVVITGLGAVTPLGNSAKTTWERLINGESGINELSKYEEADFPTKVAGEALEFDPAEFIDPKAARKMDRFTQFAVAASLMAVKDANLTIDESNAERTGVWIGSGIGGMETFEKQFRMYEKRGHRRVSPFFVPMMIPDMASGQVSITLGAKGVNSCTVTACASGANSIGDAFKVVQRGDADIMITGGAEAPITEMAFAGFSSAKAMSTNNDPANASRPFDKNRDGFVMGEGSGVLVIESLESAQKRGARIYAELVGYGATGDAHHITAPAPEGEGGARAMKQALEDAGMRPEEITYLNAHGTSTEYNDKYETMAAKNVFGEHAYNLAISSTKSMTGHLLGAAGAVEALFSVKAIEEGIIPPTINYETPDPECDLDYVPNKARQQEVKAVMSNSLGFGGHNATLVFRKYE; translated from the coding sequence ATGGAAAAAAGAAGAGTTGTAATAACCGGCCTGGGGGCAGTGACTCCTCTTGGCAATAGCGCTAAGACTACCTGGGAAAGGCTTATTAACGGCGAGTCAGGTATTAATGAACTATCGAAATACGAAGAAGCTGACTTCCCGACGAAAGTAGCAGGGGAAGCACTTGAATTCGATCCTGCTGAATTTATTGACCCGAAAGCAGCCAGAAAAATGGACCGTTTTACGCAGTTTGCTGTAGCAGCTTCATTAATGGCTGTGAAAGATGCAAATCTTACAATAGACGAATCAAATGCTGAACGTACGGGTGTATGGATAGGCTCCGGTATCGGCGGAATGGAAACATTCGAGAAGCAATTCAGAATGTATGAGAAAAGAGGCCACCGAAGAGTAAGCCCGTTTTTTGTACCTATGATGATCCCTGATATGGCTTCGGGGCAGGTATCTATTACTTTAGGGGCGAAAGGTGTCAACTCCTGTACAGTGACTGCTTGTGCTTCAGGTGCGAATTCCATTGGAGATGCATTTAAAGTAGTTCAGCGGGGCGATGCAGATATAATGATTACCGGTGGTGCCGAAGCTCCAATTACTGAGATGGCCTTCGCGGGGTTCAGTTCTGCAAAAGCGATGTCCACAAACAATGATCCTGCAAATGCCAGCCGGCCATTTGATAAAAACAGGGATGGCTTTGTAATGGGAGAAGGTTCCGGGGTACTTGTTATTGAGTCGCTGGAATCGGCACAGAAACGTGGAGCAAGAATATATGCGGAACTGGTTGGGTATGGAGCTACTGGCGATGCCCATCATATAACTGCTCCGGCTCCCGAAGGTGAAGGAGGGGCCAGGGCGATGAAGCAGGCTCTCGAAGACGCAGGAATGCGCCCTGAGGAAATAACTTATCTGAACGCCCATGGAACAAGTACAGAATACAATGATAAATATGAAACAATGGCAGCGAAAAACGTCTTTGGTGAGCATGCATATAATCTTGCAATCAGCTCGACAAAGTCTATGACAGGCCATTTGCTTGGAGCAGCCGGAGCGGTTGAAGCCTTGTTCTCTGTAAAAGCAATTGAAGAAGGTATCATCCCGCCGACAATTAACTATGAAACTCCGGACCCGGAATGTGATCTTGATTATGTTCCTAATAAAGCAAGGCAGCAGGAGGTCAAAGCAGTAATGAGCAACTCTCTTGGCTTCGGCGGCCACAACGCAACATTAGTTTTCCGCAAATACGAATAA
- a CDS encoding YjzC family protein, which produces MGQSRHFKPGDKAPNNGFYVEIGETESMVNDPQQIHLEAGEKFPETKNKDRIWTYKRKP; this is translated from the coding sequence ATGGGCCAGAGCAGGCATTTCAAACCAGGAGATAAAGCTCCTAACAATGGATTTTATGTAGAAATTGGTGAAACAGAAAGCATGGTAAACGACCCTCAGCAAATACATCTGGAGGCTGGGGAAAAATTCCCGGAAACAAAAAATAAAGACAGAATCTGGACCTACAAAAGAAAACCGTGA
- a CDS encoding NarK family nitrate/nitrite MFS transporter, translated as MGAIKKWNPEDEHFWETEGKGHARRNLWVSIPALFLAFAVWQIWSVVAVNLNDVGFAFTERELFLLAALPGLTGAALRVIYTFVVPIFGGKNWTVISTASLLIPSIGIGIAVQNPETSFTTMAILAALCGLGGGNFASSMSNISFFYPLKEKGTALGLNAGIGNLGVSAVQLLAPIVVTFALFGAFAGAPQYLGDGTPVYMQNAAFIWVIPIILTVIAAMFKMDNLPGTKASVREQMVILKMKHTWIMTWLYVMCFGSFIGYAAAFPLLIRTEFPEVNAMAFAFLGPLIGALIRPVGGWMSDKLGGAFVTFWDIILMIAATFGVIFFYNAGNFTGFLIMFMVVFMATGIANGSTFRMIPFIFKKPKEAAAVIGWTSAIGAFGAYLIPSIFGWSIDTTGAANLALYIFIAYYAVSLVINWYFYSRKNAEVKC; from the coding sequence ATGGGAGCTATAAAAAAATGGAATCCTGAAGATGAACATTTCTGGGAAACAGAAGGGAAAGGCCATGCGAGAAGGAATCTGTGGGTATCGATTCCAGCTCTGTTTCTGGCCTTTGCCGTCTGGCAAATCTGGTCTGTAGTAGCAGTAAACTTAAATGATGTAGGATTTGCCTTTACGGAGCGGGAGCTCTTCCTGCTGGCAGCTCTTCCTGGTCTGACGGGAGCTGCACTGCGTGTAATATACACCTTTGTCGTTCCGATTTTTGGAGGGAAGAACTGGACCGTAATCAGTACTGCTTCCTTGTTAATTCCGTCAATTGGTATTGGTATTGCGGTACAGAACCCGGAAACTTCATTCACGACAATGGCTATTCTCGCTGCACTTTGCGGGTTAGGTGGAGGAAACTTTGCTTCAAGCATGTCTAACATCAGCTTTTTCTACCCGCTGAAAGAGAAAGGGACGGCACTGGGCCTTAACGCAGGTATCGGAAACCTCGGTGTGAGTGCTGTTCAGCTTCTGGCACCGATCGTTGTTACGTTCGCCCTTTTTGGCGCATTCGCAGGAGCACCTCAATATTTAGGGGATGGAACACCAGTTTATATGCAAAACGCTGCATTTATCTGGGTAATACCAATTATCCTGACTGTTATTGCGGCTATGTTTAAAATGGATAACCTTCCAGGAACGAAAGCATCCGTAAGAGAGCAGATGGTTATTCTGAAAATGAAACATACATGGATTATGACGTGGCTTTATGTAATGTGTTTCGGTTCATTCATCGGATATGCGGCAGCGTTCCCGTTGTTAATCCGTACAGAGTTCCCTGAAGTAAACGCTATGGCATTTGCTTTCCTTGGTCCACTTATCGGAGCCCTGATCCGTCCGGTCGGCGGCTGGATGTCTGACAAACTTGGCGGAGCGTTCGTTACTTTCTGGGACATTATCCTGATGATTGCTGCGACATTCGGTGTTATTTTCTTTTATAACGCTGGCAATTTTACAGGCTTCCTGATCATGTTCATGGTCGTGTTCATGGCAACAGGTATTGCTAATGGCTCAACATTCCGTATGATTCCGTTTATTTTCAAAAAGCCTAAAGAGGCTGCGGCTGTTATTGGCTGGACTTCTGCAATCGGCGCATTTGGTGCTTACCTGATTCCGAGTATTTTCGGATGGTCCATCGACACTACAGGAGCTGCGAATCTTGCCCTGTATATTTTCATAGCTTATTATGCTGTAAGTCTGGTGATAAACTGGTATTTCTATTCCAGAAAGAACGCGGAAGTGAAATGCTGA
- a CDS encoding 4Fe-4S dicluster domain-containing protein yields the protein MKKVMYLEFERCIGCRSCQAACRECGGHDAKERNYVEYIDFFESRQTFPMMCMQCKDPACARVCPANAIQITEEGVVLSAMEEKCIGCRNCTFGCPFGIPKFDFEENKMYKCDMCYDRTKHDIAPMCASVCPSDAIRFIDHEEMMELRRKRTQMNLIEGKKPSENDKWQYVPEFFGVYSD from the coding sequence ATGAAAAAAGTAATGTATTTAGAATTTGAACGCTGTATCGGGTGTAGATCCTGCCAGGCTGCCTGCAGAGAATGTGGCGGTCATGATGCAAAGGAACGTAACTACGTTGAATATATCGACTTCTTTGAAAGCAGACAGACATTTCCCATGATGTGTATGCAGTGTAAAGATCCGGCATGTGCCCGTGTCTGCCCTGCGAATGCAATCCAGATTACAGAAGAAGGCGTCGTACTTTCCGCCATGGAAGAAAAATGTATCGGCTGCCGCAACTGTACATTTGGCTGTCCGTTCGGAATTCCGAAGTTCGATTTTGAAGAGAACAAGATGTACAAATGTGACATGTGTTATGACCGAACGAAGCATGATATTGCTCCAATGTGTGCGTCTGTATGCCCAAGTGATGCAATTCGCTTTATCGACCATGAGGAAATGATGGAATTACGCAGAAAAAGAACACAGATGAACTTAATCGAAGGCAAAAAGCCTTCTGAAAATGATAAGTGGCAGTACGTACCGGAGTTTTTCGGGGTCTATTCAGACTGA
- a CDS encoding beta-ketoacyl-ACP synthase III: MGAGIIGMGKYVPENVLTNADLEKKLDTSDEWIQTRTGIKERRIASDDTDTSHMSYRAAKEAIDNAGISPEELDLILVATVTPDQPFPSVSSMLQHQLGARNAAAMDVSAACAGFIYGLVTAKQFIESGSCKYVLVIGTEKLSKITDWDDRNTAVLFGDGSGAAVLGDVSEGKGIISFELGADGSGGDHIKQEEFLRMNGREVFKFAVRQMGESSMNVVEKAGLSKEDVDFLIPHQANIRIMESARQRLDLPPERMSRTVERYGNTSSASIPLSLMYELEHDRIKDGDLIVLVGFGAGLVWGSVAMRWGR, from the coding sequence ATGGGGGCAGGAATTATCGGCATGGGGAAATACGTTCCTGAAAATGTATTAACAAACGCCGATTTAGAGAAGAAGCTGGATACATCCGACGAGTGGATTCAAACCAGAACAGGAATTAAAGAGCGAAGAATAGCATCTGATGATACAGATACCTCTCACATGTCCTACAGAGCTGCTAAAGAAGCGATTGATAATGCGGGAATATCACCGGAAGAACTTGATCTCATTCTTGTAGCAACAGTTACTCCAGATCAGCCGTTTCCTTCTGTGTCTTCCATGCTGCAGCATCAGCTGGGTGCCAGGAATGCTGCTGCAATGGATGTAAGTGCTGCCTGTGCAGGATTTATATACGGACTGGTAACAGCCAAGCAGTTTATTGAGTCTGGAAGTTGTAAATATGTGCTCGTTATCGGTACCGAAAAACTTTCTAAAATCACTGACTGGGATGACAGAAACACTGCCGTTTTATTCGGCGACGGCTCAGGGGCGGCAGTTTTAGGAGACGTTTCTGAAGGAAAGGGTATTATCTCTTTTGAACTTGGAGCCGACGGCAGTGGCGGGGACCATATTAAACAAGAGGAATTTTTAAGAATGAACGGGCGGGAAGTATTCAAATTCGCAGTCCGTCAAATGGGCGAGTCTTCCATGAATGTGGTTGAAAAAGCCGGCTTATCAAAAGAGGATGTAGATTTCCTCATTCCTCACCAGGCAAACATCCGCATTATGGAATCAGCCCGGCAGAGGCTGGACCTCCCGCCGGAAAGAATGTCGAGAACAGTGGAGAGATATGGTAACACCTCCTCTGCCTCTATACCTTTATCATTAATGTATGAACTTGAACATGATAGAATTAAAGATGGAGACCTCATTGTTTTAGTCGGATTCGGCGCCGGGCTCGTCTGGGGCTCAGTTGCAATGAGATGGGGACGTTAA